From one Rhodothermales bacterium genomic stretch:
- a CDS encoding VWA domain-containing protein — protein sequence MSVINAIFLFGLAAALLPILFHLVRRVRAKQVRFSSLMFLKMTPKEVVRRRRIKDWLLMAIRTVMLALLALVFARPFIPEERIPFFASQEARSTVVLIDQSFSMQYDDLFDQAVAAAREIVGTAGPDDEIALIAFSDEPRQLTELSDDLSLHRNVLDAALEPTYRPTDFFRPIQLAQEILARARHESRRIVLLSDLQRSGWGGAFENWKLDQGVGFEVVQLGDPDRENAYVGGLAVATRRVDGQVVNRFDTRIGASGEARPAGRAMTLTLDEQVVEETTVPASTAGRVSFQYRPEREGLFLGAVNLADDALPADNRYYFAIDVKSRPALFGVDGSRAARNDVYYLERAFNQGEAALYTFSSGAVGELTGRALATQAIVFVSNTASLNAPQRAALRAYLERGGSVVLSFGSESEPAGWAAALTEFGVGRPTGRIQPRNTQGYPAIIGEVDLRHPIFSLFAQASSGAIFRPQFREYLRIVPDSSASVVGRYDTGDPFLIEQTVGAGRLLVYTSTFNADWTDFPINELYVPFVYQLVKYALEGQERRLSFLVGEPVRLQGQPGGIWDVRTPDDRLLRVELDAEGVGFFRDTALPGHYAAAQGNQRFSFSVNVDVTESDLEARAVDEVVAAVVPPPDDVARTVEMARTMEIEDEERKQKFWRYLLIALIGLFVTETYLANRKMANRIA from the coding sequence GGCGAAACAGGTGCGGTTCAGCTCGTTGATGTTCCTGAAGATGACGCCGAAGGAAGTGGTGCGCCGCCGGCGGATCAAGGATTGGCTCCTGATGGCGATCCGGACCGTGATGCTGGCGCTGCTGGCCCTGGTCTTCGCCCGCCCCTTCATCCCCGAGGAGCGCATCCCGTTTTTTGCGAGCCAGGAGGCGCGGTCGACCGTCGTGCTGATCGACCAGTCGTTCAGCATGCAGTACGACGACCTCTTCGACCAGGCCGTGGCCGCGGCCCGGGAGATCGTCGGTACCGCCGGCCCCGACGACGAGATCGCCCTCATCGCGTTCTCCGATGAGCCGCGCCAGCTGACCGAGTTGAGCGACGACCTGAGCCTGCACCGCAACGTGCTGGATGCGGCGCTGGAGCCGACCTACCGGCCGACCGACTTTTTCCGTCCGATCCAGCTGGCCCAGGAAATCCTCGCGCGGGCCCGGCACGAGAGCCGGCGGATCGTCCTCCTGTCGGACCTCCAGCGCAGCGGCTGGGGCGGGGCCTTCGAGAACTGGAAGCTCGATCAGGGCGTCGGCTTCGAGGTGGTGCAGCTGGGCGATCCCGACCGCGAGAACGCCTATGTCGGCGGGCTGGCCGTCGCAACGCGCCGCGTCGACGGGCAGGTGGTCAACCGGTTCGATACCCGGATCGGGGCCTCCGGCGAAGCCCGCCCGGCCGGCCGAGCGATGACGCTCACCCTCGACGAGCAGGTGGTCGAAGAGACCACGGTGCCGGCGTCCACGGCCGGTCGCGTGTCCTTCCAGTACCGGCCGGAGCGCGAGGGGCTTTTCCTCGGCGCCGTCAACCTGGCGGACGACGCGTTGCCGGCGGACAACCGGTATTATTTCGCCATCGATGTCAAGAGCCGGCCGGCCCTCTTCGGGGTCGACGGCAGCCGCGCCGCGCGCAACGACGTCTATTACCTGGAGCGCGCGTTCAACCAGGGCGAGGCGGCGCTGTACACTTTTTCTTCGGGCGCGGTCGGCGAGCTGACGGGGCGTGCGCTGGCGACGCAGGCGATCGTCTTCGTGAGCAACACGGCCTCGCTCAACGCGCCGCAGCGGGCCGCGCTGCGCGCCTACCTCGAGCGCGGCGGCAGCGTCGTGCTCTCCTTCGGCTCCGAGAGCGAGCCGGCGGGGTGGGCGGCGGCGCTGACGGAATTCGGCGTCGGCCGGCCGACGGGGCGCATTCAGCCGCGGAACACCCAGGGCTACCCGGCCATCATCGGAGAGGTCGACCTCCGCCATCCGATCTTCAGCCTGTTCGCGCAGGCCAGCTCGGGCGCCATCTTCCGCCCCCAGTTCCGGGAATACCTGCGGATCGTACCCGACTCCAGCGCCTCCGTCGTAGGTCGCTATGATACCGGCGACCCGTTCCTGATCGAGCAGACCGTCGGCGCCGGCCGGCTGCTGGTGTATACGTCGACGTTTAATGCCGACTGGACCGATTTCCCGATCAACGAACTGTACGTGCCGTTCGTCTACCAGCTCGTGAAATACGCGCTGGAGGGCCAGGAGCGCCGGCTGTCGTTTCTTGTCGGCGAACCGGTCCGGCTCCAGGGTCAGCCCGGCGGGATCTGGGACGTGCGCACCCCCGACGACCGGCTGCTTCGCGTGGAGCTTGACGCGGAGGGCGTAGGTTTTTTCCGCGATACGGCGCTCCCAGGGCATTATGCGGCCGCCCAGGGAAACCAGCGCTTTTCCTTCTCCGTCAATGTAGACGTGACCGAGTCCGACCTTGAAGCGCGCGCCGTCGACGAAGTCGTCGCCGCCGTCGTCCCGCCGCCGGACGACGTGGCGCGAACCGTCGAGATGGCGCGCACGATGGAGATCGAGGACGAAGAACGCAAACAGAAATTCTGGCGCTATCTGTTGATCGCGCTCATCGGCCTGTTCGTCACCGAGACGTATCTGGCGAACAGGAAAATGGCAAATCGCATAGCGTAA